The following proteins are co-located in the Pedobacter sp. FW305-3-2-15-E-R2A2 genome:
- a CDS encoding TonB-dependent receptor has protein sequence MQYLAEDRERYALSLTHPGVWKTSASFTEKPKPLQAVFLIIFCLQLLFLFPFVLKAQENQPIINSTLVGQVLDAKTKEVLPGVLIQIKGTTHKVATDDKGRFNFKTGQKFPYTLIISYIGYERIELNVTGSPVEVLLKEISNNLNDVVVVGYGTQRRKDVTGSVSSLKLEEVKGQPVSSPERLLQGSIPGVQVTQSTGQPGGGVSVQVRGSASLTAGSQPLYVIDGFPFYNDEKLADAGVSNGPKINLLSAINPGDIESIDVLKDASSTAIYGSRGANGVIIINTKKGTAGKSSINFDSYYGSQKVVKTLPLLNAAEWGALRNDALINAGKAPYYTQTQIDALGTGTDWQAAAFRTAPVQSHNISVLTGSEKTKFALSGNYFKQEGVLQNTDFNRYSGRLNVEHQYNERLKIVSYIAGSNSKAQIAPQAVVPNLLLMSPAVPLYNPDGSFYLKSPFEGAYGNPINTLYHQLNETRTNLVLGNASADYRIIEGLQAKVSAGILIVDNKQNRYLPSTVYEGTGVSGLGQVGSLFTTRWLNENTLSYTKKINEIHNLNALIGFTQEAAVTKGAIAAAAGFASDGTSFNDLSSGITSQTPSSSSYATALNSFLARVNYGYANKYLLTLTLRADGSSRFSDGHQWGTFPSAAIAWNVTEESFLKDHHYISNLKLRFSAGLTGNQEIPAYQSFARETFYRYNFNGNNVSGFAPGTNANPNLTWEKTAQYNLGIDLSLFNSRISLVSDVYYKKTRDLLYNITVPATSGLLDFSTLQSQIYQNIGAVENKGFELGINTKNLVGDFKWGTNVIFAVNRNKVLSLDKVNQIIPDSSLPSIAAVGYPIGSFIVYKTNGLIPAGTPPGKALTPSSNKVAGGQQYVDKNGDGVITQAGDRFIISNQPLFTGGITNNFSFRGFDLSVFFQTSYGNKLYNQNRGTLELGTGYTNAPRTLLNRYSASNTNTDVHSAYTDPAVTIADRFIENASYLRLKNLSLGYTLPQKVLNKARLRNLRFYVSAQNLWTWTNYTGYDPEANFNGQSAINSGVDNGVYPNSKTIMAGASLSF, from the coding sequence ATGCAATACCTTGCTGAGGATAGGGAGCGTTATGCCCTGTCTTTAACCCATCCGGGAGTCTGGAAAACTTCCGCTTCATTTACTGAAAAGCCAAAACCGCTACAGGCTGTTTTTTTGATCATCTTTTGCCTGCAATTGCTTTTTTTATTTCCCTTTGTGCTAAAAGCGCAGGAGAATCAACCGATTATTAACTCTACACTGGTGGGGCAAGTGCTCGATGCAAAAACCAAAGAGGTATTGCCGGGAGTGCTGATACAGATCAAAGGAACGACACATAAGGTGGCCACAGACGATAAAGGCCGCTTCAACTTTAAAACAGGACAGAAGTTCCCATATACTTTAATCATTAGCTATATCGGTTATGAAAGGATCGAGCTGAATGTTACCGGAAGCCCGGTAGAGGTCTTATTAAAAGAGATCAGCAACAACCTGAACGATGTGGTGGTGGTGGGGTATGGAACACAACGCAGAAAAGATGTGACGGGATCTGTCTCTTCTCTGAAACTGGAAGAAGTAAAAGGACAGCCGGTGAGTTCTCCGGAGCGCTTGCTGCAAGGATCTATTCCCGGAGTTCAGGTCACGCAATCTACCGGACAACCAGGAGGAGGGGTAAGCGTACAGGTTCGTGGTTCCGCCTCGCTTACTGCTGGTTCGCAGCCGCTATACGTGATTGACGGTTTTCCTTTTTATAATGATGAAAAACTGGCGGATGCCGGAGTGAGTAACGGACCAAAAATTAACCTGCTTTCTGCGATAAATCCGGGAGATATCGAGTCGATTGACGTCTTGAAAGATGCTTCTTCTACCGCTATATATGGTTCCAGAGGGGCCAACGGCGTCATCATCATCAATACAAAAAAGGGCACGGCAGGGAAATCATCTATTAATTTCGATAGCTATTATGGTTCGCAAAAAGTGGTGAAAACCCTTCCTTTGCTCAATGCTGCTGAATGGGGGGCGCTCAGAAATGATGCGCTGATCAATGCGGGAAAAGCACCTTATTATACCCAGACTCAGATTGACGCATTGGGGACCGGAACGGATTGGCAGGCTGCTGCTTTTCGTACCGCTCCGGTTCAAAGTCATAACATCTCCGTATTAACGGGTTCTGAAAAAACAAAATTTGCCCTTTCCGGAAATTATTTCAAGCAGGAAGGGGTTTTGCAAAACACAGATTTTAACCGTTATTCAGGCCGGTTAAATGTAGAACATCAATACAATGAACGCTTGAAAATCGTTTCCTACATTGCCGGAAGCAATTCTAAAGCACAGATTGCTCCTCAGGCAGTGGTGCCCAATTTATTGCTGATGTCTCCGGCAGTTCCCCTTTATAATCCCGATGGTTCTTTTTACCTGAAAAGCCCTTTTGAAGGGGCTTATGGCAATCCGATCAATACTTTATACCACCAGCTGAACGAAACCCGCACCAATCTGGTCCTGGGAAATGCTTCCGCAGACTACCGGATTATTGAAGGCCTGCAAGCCAAGGTTTCTGCAGGTATTCTGATCGTCGACAATAAACAAAACAGGTATTTGCCTTCTACCGTATACGAAGGTACGGGCGTTTCCGGCCTTGGACAGGTAGGAAGTTTGTTTACCACCCGATGGCTCAATGAAAATACGTTGAGCTATACGAAGAAGATCAATGAGATCCACAACCTTAACGCCTTAATTGGTTTTACACAGGAAGCTGCGGTGACCAAAGGCGCGATTGCTGCGGCGGCGGGTTTTGCTTCAGATGGAACGAGTTTTAATGACCTTTCTTCAGGGATCACTTCTCAAACGCCTTCTTCATCGTCCTATGCTACCGCACTGAATTCCTTTCTGGCGAGGGTAAATTATGGTTATGCGAATAAATATCTTTTAACCCTGACCCTTCGTGCAGATGGCTCTTCCCGTTTTTCGGATGGCCATCAATGGGGGACCTTTCCCTCGGCTGCCATCGCCTGGAACGTAACCGAAGAAAGTTTCCTGAAAGACCATCACTACATTTCCAACCTAAAGCTTCGCTTTAGTGCCGGGCTGACTGGAAATCAGGAAATTCCCGCTTATCAATCCTTTGCGAGAGAAACTTTTTACCGTTATAATTTCAATGGCAATAATGTATCTGGCTTTGCTCCGGGTACAAATGCCAATCCTAACCTGACCTGGGAAAAAACAGCACAGTACAACCTGGGAATCGACCTGTCTCTGTTTAATAGCCGCATTAGCCTGGTTTCAGATGTCTATTATAAGAAAACAAGAGACCTGTTGTACAACATTACCGTACCTGCAACAAGTGGACTACTGGATTTCTCGACCCTCCAAAGTCAGATTTATCAAAATATCGGAGCCGTAGAGAATAAGGGTTTTGAACTGGGCATCAATACTAAAAACCTGGTGGGGGATTTCAAATGGGGAACCAATGTGATTTTTGCGGTGAACAGGAATAAAGTGCTGAGCCTGGATAAGGTGAACCAGATCATTCCGGACAGCTCCTTACCTTCTATTGCTGCAGTGGGTTATCCCATCGGTTCTTTTATTGTCTATAAAACAAATGGATTGATTCCTGCAGGAACTCCTCCTGGAAAGGCTTTAACGCCTTCTTCGAATAAAGTTGCAGGCGGACAACAATATGTAGATAAAAACGGAGATGGGGTCATTACCCAGGCCGGCGATCGGTTCATCATCTCCAACCAGCCTTTATTTACGGGTGGTATAACCAATAATTTTAGCTTTCGGGGATTTGACCTGTCTGTCTTTTTTCAAACCTCCTATGGAAATAAACTGTACAACCAGAACAGGGGTACTTTGGAATTGGGAACGGGTTATACAAATGCCCCCCGTACATTGTTGAACCGATATTCTGCATCCAATACCAATACAGATGTGCACAGTGCCTATACCGATCCGGCAGTAACGATTGCAGACCGCTTTATTGAAAATGCTTCTTACCTGCGTTTAAAGAACCTTTCCCTCGGCTATACCTTACCTCAAAAAGTCTTAAATAAAGCGAGGTTAAGAAACCTGAGGTTTTACGTTTCTGCACAGAACCTCTGGACCTGGACCAATTATACGGGCTATGATCCTGAAGCGAACTTTAACGGACAGTCGGCGATTAATTCGGGTGTAGACAACGGCGTGTATCCCAATAGCAAGACCATCATGGCTGGTGCGTCCCTTTCCTTTTAA
- a CDS encoding RagB/SusD family nutrient uptake outer membrane protein gives MNILKYFSFLIALAVLSSCAKLKEDPGAFITAAEYYKTKADALNAVNAAYFLLNSGGPSVQTPYNTLFATGMDFMSDDIDPGPGATNADVRSQAVLNHSSTGLRVLQLWQQHYAGIKKANVAIDKVPEIEDVALTDALKKRLIGEAKLLRALYYFNLVRLFGGVPLILHDQPGVSISDFQIARNTVAEVYVQIEKDFTEAALALPDSYTGVDIGRATAGAAKSLLSKVYLTQGKWTDAVAKAEEVTGAFPYAAGSSPYRYDLFADYAQVFLPAYKNGKEHIFSAQFKSNSLSQGNNQAPRGARSGVPGMVGSYTDQVRFYTQGTDKFFSIYKLYEANDKRKKNGSFVTHFLGTDGKWYGDLNDKSIPGDSIPYLNKYWDPNQSSNLSESAANVPVIRYSEVLLILAEAENELNGPTAKAYAAYNRVRERAGLTPLSGLTKNQFREALYLDRRLELVWENQRWFDLIREKDGAGKIILEDALKKVGKVNVSVPKHLLFPIPQQEIDLNTKLIQNPGW, from the coding sequence ATGAATATCCTCAAATATTTTTCATTCCTGATTGCTCTTGCTGTACTGAGTTCCTGCGCTAAACTAAAAGAAGATCCCGGAGCTTTTATTACCGCAGCAGAATACTATAAGACAAAAGCAGACGCCTTAAACGCGGTTAATGCAGCGTATTTCCTTTTAAACTCAGGAGGGCCTTCCGTTCAAACTCCATACAATACTTTGTTTGCTACCGGGATGGACTTTATGTCTGACGACATTGATCCGGGACCCGGAGCAACCAATGCGGATGTGCGTTCCCAGGCAGTACTCAATCATTCTTCTACGGGATTGAGGGTGCTGCAGTTATGGCAACAACATTACGCCGGGATAAAAAAGGCAAATGTTGCCATAGATAAGGTTCCGGAAATTGAAGATGTGGCTTTGACAGATGCCCTTAAAAAAAGACTGATCGGAGAGGCTAAACTCCTGAGGGCCTTGTATTATTTTAACCTGGTTCGTTTGTTTGGCGGAGTACCGTTGATCCTGCACGACCAGCCTGGAGTAAGCATCTCGGATTTCCAGATCGCCCGTAACACGGTGGCTGAGGTATATGTCCAGATTGAAAAGGATTTTACAGAAGCGGCATTGGCCTTACCGGACAGCTATACCGGAGTGGATATCGGAAGAGCCACCGCTGGCGCGGCAAAATCATTGTTGTCGAAAGTATACCTGACGCAGGGCAAATGGACTGACGCAGTGGCAAAAGCAGAAGAGGTGACCGGAGCTTTTCCTTACGCCGCCGGATCGAGTCCTTACCGCTATGATTTGTTTGCAGACTATGCACAGGTCTTTCTTCCTGCGTATAAAAATGGGAAAGAACATATCTTTTCTGCACAGTTCAAATCTAATTCCCTGAGCCAGGGAAATAATCAGGCACCACGGGGTGCGCGCTCAGGTGTTCCGGGAATGGTCGGTTCTTATACCGATCAGGTGAGGTTTTATACCCAGGGAACGGATAAGTTTTTCAGCATCTATAAACTCTACGAAGCCAATGATAAGAGAAAGAAGAATGGCAGTTTTGTAACCCACTTCCTGGGCACCGATGGCAAGTGGTATGGAGATTTAAATGATAAATCTATTCCGGGAGATTCCATCCCTTATCTCAATAAATATTGGGATCCAAACCAATCTTCGAACCTCAGTGAATCTGCTGCCAATGTACCTGTGATCAGATACTCGGAAGTATTGCTTATCCTGGCAGAAGCAGAAAATGAATTGAACGGACCCACAGCGAAAGCTTATGCGGCTTATAACCGGGTGCGGGAACGGGCAGGTTTAACACCATTGTCCGGCTTAACCAAAAATCAATTCAGGGAAGCGCTATACCTTGACCGTCGTCTGGAGCTGGTTTGGGAAAACCAACGCTGGTTTGACCTGATCAGGGAGAAAGATGGGGCCGGAAAAATTATCCTGGAAGATGCATTAAAGAAAGTAGGAAAAGTCAATGTCTCTGTTCCAAAACATCTGCTCTTTCCAATTCCTCAACAGGAAATCGATTTGAATACTAAACTCATCCAAAATCCGGGGTGGTAA
- a CDS encoding arylsulfatase, with translation MRNQRIHFLTVLFFGLNICSGFAQSGSREPGVFRTETWKNKPNVLIILADDLGFSDIGAFGSEIHTPALNQLAKDGMILNQFYNAGRCCPSRASLLTGLYPHQAGVGDMVQNKGTEAYQGYLSKHSATIAELLKPQGYQTIVSGKWHVGLVPSAFALNRGFDKSFTLQNNGSSYFNSQPLYNDGRTVTFQLNGEEIQRQDTSLYLTQAITNFALKSLDEIKDKPNPFFLYVAYNAPHWPIQALPEDIAKYKGRYLSGWDELRQERYRKLRASGLIKQEWQLSPRFENAKAWKSLSAEEKDSWDTRMAIYAAMIDRMDAGIGEILNKLKEIKRDKNTLVIFLSDNGGSADEVKNWNYVIQKNGKPGSVNSIDSYEAPWGNASNTPFRLFKKNTHEGGISSPFIAWYPDLIPSGSLNEQPAHLIDILPSILELTGVKYPGLFKGNALTALPGHSLLKVLKGKKEGVNATLFWEHEGSRAVREQDWKLVAELNAPWELYNLKSDRTETNDLALKYPGKVRQLEQKYLKWAAKVGVQDWNKIK, from the coding sequence ATGAGGAATCAACGAATCCATTTCCTGACGGTTCTCTTTTTTGGACTGAATATTTGTTCAGGTTTCGCGCAATCGGGAAGCCGGGAGCCAGGTGTTTTTCGAACTGAAACATGGAAGAATAAGCCCAATGTGCTGATCATTCTCGCTGATGATCTCGGCTTCTCTGATATTGGTGCATTTGGTTCGGAGATCCATACTCCGGCATTAAACCAACTGGCAAAAGACGGAATGATCTTAAATCAGTTTTACAATGCCGGAAGGTGCTGCCCTTCCCGCGCTTCTTTGCTGACAGGTCTTTACCCGCATCAGGCCGGAGTGGGGGATATGGTTCAGAATAAAGGAACGGAAGCTTACCAGGGATACCTGAGTAAACATAGCGCGACGATTGCGGAGTTGTTGAAACCGCAGGGATACCAAACGATAGTTTCCGGAAAATGGCATGTGGGCCTGGTTCCTTCGGCTTTTGCGCTGAACAGGGGATTTGATAAATCTTTCACGCTGCAAAACAATGGCAGCAGTTATTTTAATTCCCAGCCATTGTATAACGATGGAAGAACGGTCACTTTCCAGTTGAACGGAGAGGAAATTCAGCGTCAGGATACTTCGTTGTATCTCACACAAGCCATCACCAATTTCGCGCTGAAATCTCTGGACGAGATCAAGGATAAACCCAATCCATTCTTTCTTTATGTAGCCTACAATGCACCTCATTGGCCAATTCAGGCCCTGCCGGAAGACATCGCGAAATATAAAGGCCGGTACCTGTCTGGCTGGGATGAATTGAGACAGGAACGTTATCGGAAACTTCGGGCCTCAGGTTTGATCAAGCAGGAATGGCAATTATCGCCAAGGTTCGAAAATGCAAAAGCCTGGAAATCCTTATCTGCGGAAGAAAAAGACAGTTGGGATACACGCATGGCGATTTATGCGGCCATGATTGACCGCATGGATGCAGGAATAGGAGAGATCCTGAATAAACTGAAAGAGATCAAAAGAGATAAAAACACACTGGTGATCTTTCTTTCTGATAATGGAGGCAGTGCCGATGAAGTGAAAAACTGGAATTATGTCATTCAAAAAAACGGAAAGCCGGGAAGTGTAAATTCCATAGACAGTTATGAAGCACCCTGGGGAAATGCGAGCAACACCCCATTTCGTTTGTTCAAGAAAAATACGCATGAAGGAGGGATTTCCAGTCCTTTTATTGCCTGGTATCCGGATTTAATCCCGTCGGGATCTTTAAATGAACAGCCTGCACACCTCATCGATATTTTACCCAGCATTCTGGAACTTACGGGGGTAAAATATCCGGGTTTGTTTAAAGGGAACGCCCTGACCGCATTGCCCGGACATAGCCTGTTAAAGGTTTTAAAAGGAAAAAAAGAAGGAGTGAATGCTACACTATTCTGGGAGCATGAAGGAAGCCGGGCAGTTCGGGAGCAGGACTGGAAGCTCGTTGCTGAACTCAATGCGCCCTGGGAGCTGTACAACCTGAAGTCAGACCGAACGGAAACAAATGATCTTGCCCTGAAGTATCCGGGGAAGGTCAGACAACTGGAGCAAAAATACCTGAAATGGGCCGCCAAAGTTGGGGTTCAGGACTGGAATAAAATCAAATGA
- a CDS encoding rhodanese-like domain-containing protein — MKHLKHLFLMMLLLWGGLIKAQQFSSAAKERSSSLAALATKSKAADAQILDARTAEEFAQNHLSGAINIDPASTSHEKDIAALSKAKPTFVYSIANGRSVALAKELREKGFKEVIVLPGGIANWIGSGYPIVNHAKKGVSLSLAQFQTLTGSSDFVLVDFGSKYCGACRKLIPVLDTLEKKAGFSAKIVRIEAYDQTALLKALKINQLPTLVLYHHKKEIWKKAGQSTSAEIEAVVAQYQTEPAKSN; from the coding sequence ATGAAACACTTAAAACATCTTTTTTTAATGATGCTCCTCCTGTGGGGAGGCCTCATTAAAGCCCAGCAGTTTTCATCAGCTGCGAAAGAACGATCTTCTTCACTTGCCGCATTGGCCACAAAATCAAAAGCTGCGGATGCGCAGATTCTGGATGCAAGAACCGCTGAAGAATTTGCACAGAATCACTTATCAGGGGCGATCAATATTGATCCTGCCTCCACCAGTCACGAAAAAGACATCGCGGCTTTATCTAAAGCGAAACCCACCTTTGTTTACTCCATTGCCAATGGCCGAAGTGTAGCCCTGGCAAAAGAACTCAGAGAAAAAGGCTTCAAAGAAGTAATCGTGCTTCCGGGTGGAATTGCCAACTGGATCGGTTCAGGATATCCAATCGTAAACCATGCGAAGAAAGGCGTATCGCTATCCCTTGCTCAGTTTCAGACCTTAACTGGATCTTCAGACTTTGTATTGGTAGACTTTGGCTCTAAATACTGTGGCGCCTGCAGGAAACTGATTCCTGTGCTGGACACGCTGGAAAAGAAAGCAGGATTTTCCGCTAAAATAGTAAGGATTGAAGCCTATGACCAGACGGCACTACTCAAAGCATTGAAAATTAATCAGCTTCCAACACTAGTCTTGTATCACCATAAAAAAGAAATCTGGAAGAAAGCAGGACAATCGACCTCAGCGGAAATTGAAGCCGTTGTTGCACAATATCAAACAGAACCGGCAAAAAGCAATTAG
- a CDS encoding arylsulfatase, with amino-acid sequence MKRRIITAWILLGSAFSYLEGYPQNITQQQQAFQGIIGRTLADSKESWTKPVKAPAGAPNVLWILLDDVGFGATSTLGGVISTPTFDSLAHQGLTYTNFHTTAICAPTRSALLTGRNSHSVHMGGFAHVAMSAGFPGYDGRIPSDKGTVAEILRESGYNTFAVGKYGLTPDEDATDAGPFDRWPTGKGFDHFFGFLGSATDQYKPDLVEDNAHVQPDGRHLNEQITDKAISFIERQQKANSGKPFFLYYAPGATHSPHQVATEWSDLYKGKFDKGWDVFRDEVFKRQKQLGIIPANAVLPGRNSNIKAWNKLPEEERKLYARFMEVYAGYLSYTDHEVGRVINYLKASKQLENTLVFVIIGDNGASKEGTFSGTIDLPRGATNKLSQQEIIKHNLEASGEIGTPKSIQGNYPLGWAQALNTPFKQWKQDANSEGGTRNPLIVYYPKGIKDKGSIRSQYGHVIDLLPTTLEYTGIKAPEYIRGIKQDSIQGTSLVYSFDDAKAASQHRIQHYYIFGARSIYKDGWKAALSYHPDLLDLSNNKEGLPKNYVENVWELYNLNEDFNERIDLAKKNPAKLEELKALFEVQAKKFNLYPYITWDDVYHTRIHKNY; translated from the coding sequence ATGAAAAGAAGAATCATTACGGCTTGGATCCTCCTGGGCAGCGCGTTTAGCTATCTTGAGGGCTATCCACAAAATATAACACAGCAACAGCAGGCCTTTCAGGGCATTATCGGCAGGACCCTGGCCGATTCCAAAGAATCCTGGACAAAGCCGGTGAAGGCTCCGGCAGGGGCACCAAATGTCCTCTGGATTTTACTCGATGACGTGGGCTTTGGGGCCACCAGTACATTGGGTGGAGTGATCAGTACCCCTACTTTTGATAGTCTTGCACATCAGGGATTAACCTATACCAATTTTCATACGACGGCAATATGTGCGCCGACAAGATCCGCATTGCTGACGGGTAGGAACAGTCATTCTGTACACATGGGTGGATTTGCGCATGTGGCAATGTCGGCCGGATTTCCAGGTTATGATGGACGCATCCCTTCGGATAAAGGTACGGTCGCCGAAATCCTCCGCGAGAGTGGATACAATACCTTTGCGGTAGGGAAATATGGATTGACACCTGATGAGGACGCCACAGATGCAGGACCTTTTGACCGATGGCCAACCGGAAAAGGTTTTGATCATTTCTTTGGCTTCCTGGGCTCTGCAACGGATCAGTATAAACCCGATCTGGTAGAAGATAATGCACATGTTCAACCGGATGGCAGACACCTGAATGAGCAGATCACTGATAAGGCAATCAGCTTTATTGAAAGACAACAAAAGGCCAATTCAGGGAAACCTTTCTTCCTGTATTATGCACCCGGTGCCACCCATTCCCCACATCAGGTGGCTACAGAATGGAGCGACCTTTATAAAGGTAAATTTGATAAAGGCTGGGATGTTTTCAGAGATGAGGTGTTCAAAAGACAAAAACAACTGGGAATTATTCCCGCCAATGCGGTCTTGCCCGGACGCAATTCAAATATAAAAGCCTGGAATAAGCTTCCTGAAGAGGAACGGAAACTATATGCCCGTTTCATGGAGGTTTATGCGGGATATCTGAGTTATACCGATCATGAAGTTGGTCGGGTGATCAATTACCTGAAGGCCAGCAAACAATTGGAAAATACCCTGGTTTTTGTGATCATCGGCGACAATGGGGCGAGTAAAGAAGGAACCTTCAGCGGGACAATAGATTTACCAAGAGGGGCGACCAATAAGCTGAGTCAGCAGGAAATTATTAAACACAATCTGGAAGCTTCAGGGGAGATCGGAACACCCAAATCGATCCAGGGTAATTATCCTTTAGGATGGGCACAGGCCCTGAACACCCCTTTCAAACAGTGGAAGCAAGATGCAAATTCCGAAGGAGGAACGAGAAATCCATTGATCGTTTATTATCCTAAAGGCATAAAAGACAAAGGCAGTATCCGTAGCCAATATGGTCATGTGATCGATTTGCTGCCAACTACATTGGAATATACGGGTATAAAAGCACCGGAATACATCAGAGGGATTAAACAGGATTCGATTCAGGGAACCTCCTTGGTCTATTCTTTTGATGACGCAAAAGCAGCTTCACAACACCGCATTCAGCACTATTATATTTTTGGCGCAAGGTCGATTTATAAAGATGGCTGGAAGGCTGCACTTTCTTATCATCCGGACTTGCTGGATTTGTCGAACAACAAAGAAGGACTTCCGAAAAACTATGTGGAGAATGTATGGGAGCTGTATAACCTGAATGAAGATTTTAACGAACGCATCGACCTTGCAAAGAAAAATCCGGCAAAGCTGGAAGAACTGAAGGCGCTGTTTGAAGTTCAGGCTAAGAAGTTTAACCTTTATCCATATATCACCTGGGATGACGTATACCATACCAGGATTCACAAGAACTACTAA
- a CDS encoding sugar O-acetyltransferase: MRTEKEKMIAGEPYLAGDETLTQERLHCKQLLYELNIKEYIMSEKGKAILARLIPNAPKSLYIEPPFFCDYGYNIFCGENVYFNVNCVVLDGMPVKIGSNVFFAPGVQLYTASHPLDAALRKSVEFSKPITIGDDCWIGGGAIICPGVTIGNRCVIGAGSVVTKDIPDDSLAVGNPAQVKRKIVPEDK, encoded by the coding sequence ATGAGAACAGAGAAAGAGAAAATGATTGCAGGCGAGCCTTATCTCGCCGGAGATGAAACATTGACACAAGAACGTTTGCATTGTAAACAGCTATTGTATGAACTCAATATAAAAGAATACATCATGAGCGAAAAAGGAAAAGCCATTTTAGCCCGGCTGATTCCCAATGCGCCTAAAAGTTTGTATATAGAACCTCCTTTCTTTTGTGATTACGGGTACAACATCTTTTGCGGAGAGAACGTCTACTTTAATGTGAACTGTGTGGTATTAGATGGTATGCCGGTTAAGATTGGCAGCAATGTATTTTTTGCACCTGGTGTACAGCTCTATACCGCTTCTCATCCTTTAGATGCAGCACTGAGAAAAAGTGTGGAATTTTCTAAACCCATTACTATTGGCGACGATTGCTGGATTGGCGGTGGAGCGATCATTTGTCCGGGAGTAACGATTGGAAACAGGTGTGTGATTGGCGCTGGTTCGGTAGTGACCAAAGACATTCCTGATGATTCCCTCGCTGTGGGAAATCCCGCACAGGTCAAAAGAAAGATAGTTCCTGAAGATAAATAA
- a CDS encoding transcriptional regulator — MEKYNLDQDLKIFYVTASSFPQGIPAAYQELGKRVPLSIGRTLYGISRPEGGPIIYRAGVEESYEGEAEKYGCDSLILKKGTYISSVMKDYMKAPELIGCEFKALLDSPGLDPEGYCVEVYLSNVEVRCMIRMEA, encoded by the coding sequence ATGGAAAAATATAACTTAGATCAGGACCTTAAAATCTTTTACGTAACCGCATCCTCCTTTCCCCAGGGGATTCCTGCAGCTTACCAGGAGCTGGGGAAACGGGTTCCTTTAAGCATAGGTCGGACACTCTATGGCATTTCAAGACCAGAAGGCGGCCCCATCATTTACCGGGCTGGTGTAGAAGAATCTTATGAAGGGGAGGCAGAAAAATATGGTTGTGATTCTTTAATTCTGAAAAAAGGGACTTATATCAGTTCTGTCATGAAAGATTACATGAAAGCGCCGGAACTCATTGGCTGTGAATTCAAAGCACTACTGGACAGCCCGGGTCTGGACCCAGAGGGCTACTGCGTCGAAGTATACCTGAGCAATGTTGAAGTCCGATGCATGATCAGAATGGAAGCTTAA
- a CDS encoding alpha-ketoglutarate-dependent dioxygenase AlkB, translating to MEQLSFFKEEGQTPGLPVSLLDYRPELFQQEEGESLMERLIRDSEWKHRIVKMYDKEVITPRLTAWYGDPEAYNYTILGKSAPLPWTADLLMIRRKVELIAGISFNSVLLNYYRDGNDSVAWHSDNEKALGTHPVIASVSFGQVRNFDIRNKTDHRLKYSIRLEHGSLLMMKGDLQANWDHRIAKSGKPMKGRLNLTFRVVI from the coding sequence ATGGAGCAATTAAGCTTTTTTAAGGAAGAAGGACAAACACCTGGATTACCGGTCTCGTTATTGGATTATCGTCCGGAACTATTCCAGCAGGAAGAGGGGGAAAGCTTGATGGAGCGGCTGATCAGGGACTCGGAATGGAAACATCGGATCGTGAAAATGTATGATAAGGAGGTGATAACGCCGAGGTTAACCGCATGGTATGGTGATCCGGAAGCTTATAACTATACCATACTGGGGAAATCTGCGCCTTTACCCTGGACCGCAGACCTGCTCATGATTCGAAGAAAAGTGGAATTGATTGCCGGGATTTCTTTTAACAGTGTGCTTTTAAATTATTACCGGGATGGCAATGACTCTGTGGCCTGGCATAGCGACAACGAAAAGGCGTTGGGGACTCATCCGGTGATCGCTTCGGTCAGCTTTGGACAGGTTCGTAATTTTGACATTCGCAACAAAACAGATCATCGTTTGAAATATTCTATAAGGTTGGAGCATGGTTCATTGCTGATGATGAAAGGTGATTTGCAGGCCAACTGGGACCATCGCATTGCAAAGTCCGGGAAGCCGATGAAAGGAAGACTGAACCTCACCTTTAGGGTCGTGATTTAG